Within Diabrotica virgifera virgifera chromosome 7, PGI_DIABVI_V3a, the genomic segment attaatctattataacaaaacaaaagcaagtttgagatttaataatgcgttagttcgatggctctactcgagttattagggaacaaaaaaagaatgaagcaaattgctccatggaaagccgagaaaatccattttgttaacgtataccgattttgaactttgagggttacattttctccaacctaatttttgattggaattttgctatttttggcaattttcacacgtattatcgatagtttttattataataatatatgttatgaggattttaaagatatgaaaattggtgtggagaaagaggacaaaaataaaaaggtggtggtttaaaaattatgatcctattgtttatatctttgccgtaaattccggtcaactttgaccggttgtatctcaggaaccactcgtcataattaaacgttttttcttttaaaagaagcgtcctaccgctgtctttcgaatatcattttcacaatttaatttagtttaatatttcccgagatattatatttgtttataaacaaaaaaattgtttataattttaaaatattcctgaggccgcttaaatagtccaatttcaattctgtacagtacattagataggtacagtgtctttttatgaaaaaatcatagttattcttatgcatcataattattgtcgttattatagcgaccgtaaatttttaattgacattttaattgttgctaaactgttcattcaatttccatagacttctggaattataatacatacggaAGGGGCTTTttcgttaccaagttatttaattattgattaacaactacttatctgaaagtttagttgaaaattaaagattttgttggaaaaacccgctttttccggggaaagttttcgtcgaagtaaatcggaaaaaacacgtctctatgcagaatttaattgcggtgaagttttatttgggtgtttttggtctaaagttaaaatctttggagttatagagcaaaaattgaaaaaaacacgattttcgggcgccattttgtttataaaaaaagtagcacactatctgcggactttgcatatctatattattaatacatacaataataagattcgattccagcaataaaattgctggtaaataacttttccttgtattttgctaattagcccagagtatctacgtacgagctcacagcgtatagttattgcgcatttttgacatacgattaagaattttatatttaccattggcgcgcatacgggtaatggtctgaaacgttttaaagaaaaaaaatagtacgccactgaggtatttcaaattaaaaattatttttgaattcctcgttcaatttgtgacaaatctattgtttaaactactttatttaatgggttataagtcaaacaatcatagtattgagtaaacttatatatttttataaaacttactaaacatcttacatacaataaatcgtacaagtgacaaccatgttgactggcttgaagttagccaTGTCATGTTTAGCACGCAGCCCCTTGCTACGCTGTTACACAGCTATATATATTAAACACCTTCCCCCTAAGATCGATATCTATAAGGGGTCTTTATATTACGACCAACTCTCGTCTTATAACTGTTAGAAGTCTCAATATTTGGGTTGACTTTATGACTCAATGTAGGTACTGATTTTACATTTGGGCTTGGGCAACTAATGGTTTTATTAACACTATCATTTACGTTAATGTGAGTGGTATCTTTATGAACACTTTGTGACTGAATATCAGGGTACAACTCGGGTTCTAAAATGAGTTCTTTTTCAAGTGTTGTGGTGTATGAATGTTTCATTTGGTGTGAATTCcgtctaataattttattgttatcttcttttttcacccAATATGATCTAGGTTCATTGGCCTTTTCTAACACAATTGCTTTACGCCAATAATTATCTTTTGAACTTCTTATTACTACCCTATCTCCCTTTCTAAACTCTACTGGTTTTCTTCGTGCTGTCTTATCATAACGTACTTGTAATTTCTCTTTTTCTTTGCATAAATTCTTATATACTTGTTTCTGAATTGTAGGTTCTAATTTATTAGCTGTAGTTGGTAATTGTCCTCTCAGGATCCTGCTCTGTAAAATTTGAGCTGGAGATGCATCAAGATTTATTATGCAGGTATTATTATATTCCATCACCAAATCTCTAAAATCAACATTTTCCTCATTACTCTTTCTTAAAATTTGTTTGCTTATATTGACTGCTTTTTCTGCAAGTCCATTACTCTGGTGGTAATGTGGAGTGCATGTCATAATTGTAATGTCTTTttctctataataatttttacattttaccGAAGTAAATGGTAGATTATCTGCAATTAAAATTTCTGGATATCCAAATCTACTAAAAGTATCTTGAAATGAGTTGATTACTGAACTGGAGGTTTTATCTTTTAATATTGAAATGTCCAACCAATGCGAAAAAtagtctacaattactaaatatgCTTTTGAACCATACTCTAAAATGTCTGTACCAACTTTATTGAATCTTAGTCTGGGAATGTCATGAGGCATCAttggttctttaaaattatttggtctGTATTTCTCACATATcctgcatttttttatatagtttgtCACATCATCATTAAGTCCTGGCCAATAATATATACTCCTGGCTTTGTTTATAGTTTTACTGACTCCCTATATGGCCTTTGTGAAGCAATTTTATCATGTCAAGCCTAAGTTTTTTcggaataattattttgtcatcaaTAAATGCGATGCCAGCTTCAAAATACAGTGAATCTCTTATACCATAGTACTTTTTACACACTTgaggaacatttttttcttttggccacccattataataaaaatcaaaaattactgctaatgcCTCATCCTGGCTAGTAGCTAGTCTTAACTCAGATTGCTTTTCCTGGCTCATAGGTAAATGTTTACTCACTGAGTGGACCATTTCAAACATTTCTGGGTCATGTGTCTCTATATTTAAACTGGACCTAGATAGCATATCAGCAAAATGTATGTCTTTCCCAggaacaaaatatacatttaatctgTACTTGAGAAGTTTAAGCCTTAAACGTTGGAGTCTAACTGATCCAATTTTGGAAATTGGCTTCTTCATAATGGAGATTATAGGTTTGTGATCTGATTGAACGTCAacatcaaaattataaataaaattgtgaaatttttgagtAGCATAATAAATTGCCAATAGTTCCTTCTCAGTCTGACTATAATTTATTTCACTATCATTCATATTTCGTGATGCACAAGCtactaattttaaaatagaatCATATTTCTGGAACATACAAACACCTAAACCATTTTTAGATGCATCacattgtaaaataattttttgattagGATCATAAGGGACTAACGCTGGTGATTTACAAATTATgttctttaaattatcaaaacatTTTTGATGTGACGGGAGCCACACCCATTctacattatttttaagtaattgacAAAGAGGTTGAATATGTTCAGCCATGTTCGGAATGTACCGTCTAACGTAATTAAATGCGCCCAAAATTCTTTGTAATTCTACTttactatttggtttttcaagtTTACAAAGTGATTCCACTCTGTCAGGATCTATTTGCATCCCTTTATGTGAAAAAACTTGACCCATAAATCTGACCTCTTCttgacaatattgaaatttgtcccCATTAAACTTTGCTCCTACTTCTTTAGCCCTTTCTAACACTTTTTTAACAGTTGTATCATGTTCTTCTTTTGTTGTTCCCATAACAATCATATCATCATGACAAATCAATAAATTCTCTATACctttaaatttatcttctacTACTTCTTGAAACAGATCTTGGGAATTTGATAATCCATATGGCAATACTTTATATCTGAAAATTCCATAAGAAGTTGCAAAACAGCATTTCCATGATGATGTCTCGTCAAGTTCTAAATGATGATACCCTTCAGAGAGATCAAATACAGAAAATATCTTTTTACCTATCATTTGTGCACAAACATCTTCCAATTTATGTACTACTCTTGGTTTGCGGACTATTTGTTTGTTTAGATCTAATGGGTCTAAGCATAAACGTAACTTACCATTTTGCTTTTCCACAATAACAATGCGGTTTATGCTTGCCCTGGGGTCAATTTCGTTAACTTTGACAATTGCCCCTCTTTTTGTCAacctatctaattcattttttaaattatctctAATTGCGACAGGTACATTTACAGGTGGGTAACTTACTGGCTCAAAATTGTCTACTGTAGTGATCCTATGTTTACCACAAAATTTACCATGACCTCTAAAAACTTCAGGGTTAAGGTTTATAAATTTATCGCTTTCTGCTAATTCTAAAGTACCACAACTCTCAATATTGTTGATTCGTTTAACTAACCCCAAATCAATACATAATTTACCACTTAAAAGAACTCGAGTTGCCccattaataattgtaaaatcctcgtaaacatacttatttttatgtttacaaaataaatttatgaCACCCATTGTTTTAGCCTGAGTACCCTCAAACCCTTTCAGTACATAATGATTATccctaattttaaattgtttatcaattttcttaaaaatttttaatggaattaTACTTACATCTGCACCTGTGTCAAGTTTTACTTTAATTCTCTTGTTTTCAATTTCTATAATTTCATCCCAAATATTTTGACTACTTACATTTTGGTATACTTTATTGACATTTCCTACAAAACTATCAGCTGATCCATCACTGCTATCTTCATCTATGACATCAATATTCTTCACTCTACACGACTTTGCAAAATGGTTTAAAAGCCCACATTTCTTACATTTCTTTCCATACGCTGGACATTCTCTGGCCCCATGAGTTGATTGACATCTTTTACACTTGAATTTTTCATTGGTATTCGCTTTACTTCTAGAGTTATTATAATTTCTATGGCCCTGGTACCTATCTTTACAAACTTCTCCTATGTCTACATCTTTTCTTTCGgtatgaaatttcaaattttggttCTTACTTTGTTCACTAGTTCTACAAAATTCGATGGCTTTTTGTAGGGTAAGTTTGTCCACTCTCAATAGAGCTTCTCTAGTAACTGGATCTCTGATGCCCATTAATATTTTGTCTCTCAGAGCTTTATCTTCGGCTGTTTGTTCTGGATCAATTTCATTATAATTACATGTTCGAATCAAATGTCTACAACTAGTAAGAAACTGCTCAAACGACTCTCCTTCTTTCTGGACCCTCATGATAAAATTGTATCTTTCAAATGATTCATTCATCCTTGGATTAACATACTTATCGATTAGTGATATCATCAAGTCATACTTGTTATTTTCGGCTTCTGGGATCTCGAATGTGGACATAATTTTGGCAGACTCAGCCCCaattatatttcttaaaattgacattttcattTTATCTGCTGACTGGTCTTGTCCCGTTGCTAGCAAATAATCTTCGAAACTAGTCTTCCAGAACTTCCATTCGCTTGCAGCATTTTGATCCTGCAGGTCAAAATCTGGTGGTAATTTTACATTTATTCCCATCACTGCCATTGTAGGTTATGTATGGTACCTCGTGTACAAGTTGCTATAAATTTAGCTTTTCGACTGTAAACTGTAACCCAACTAGCTGTTTGACTGCGCCAtgtttaaactactttatttaatgggttataagtcaaacaatcatagtattgagtaaacttatatatttttataaaacttactaaaCATCTTACATACACATGGCTGCGTTCACCAGAAATAATCGGTTTAAGTTTCAACTAAACAGCTGTGTTGCAGCGCTTtaaaactacgtttagtctggtgaatggtatttttccgtttgacactttcatagttaatttttttttt encodes:
- the LOC126887785 gene encoding uncharacterized protein K02A2.6-like codes for the protein MAVMGINVKLPPDFDLQDQNAASEWKFWKTSFEDYLLATGQDQSADKMKMSILRNIIGAESAKIMSTFEIPEAENNKYDLMISLIDKYVNPRMNESFERYNFIMRVQKEGESFEQFLTSCRHLIRTCNYNEIDPEQTAEDKALRDKILMGIRDPVTREALLRVDKLTLQKAIEFCRTSEQSKNQNLKFHTERKDVDIGEVCKDRYQGHRNYNNSRSKANTNEKFKCKRCQSTHGARECPAYGKKCKKCGLLNHFAKSCRVKNIDVIDEDSSDGSADSFVGNVNKVYQNVSSQNIWDEIIEIENKRIKVKLDTGADVSIIPLKIFKKIDKQFKIRDNHYVLKGFEGTQAKTMGVINLFCKHKNKYVYEDFTIINGATRVLLSGKLCIDLGLVKRINNIESCGTLELAESDKFINLNPEVFRGHGKFCGKHRITTVDNFEPVSYPPVNVPVAIRDNLKNELDRLTKRGAIVKVNEIDPRASINRIVIVEKQNGKLRLCLDPLDLNKQIVRKPRVVHKLEDVCAQMIGKKIFSVFDLSEGYHHLELDETSSWKCCFATSYGIFRYKVLPYGLSNSQDLFQEVVEDKFKGIENLLICHDDMIVMGTTKEEHDTTVKKVLERAKEVGAKFNGDKFQYCQEEVRFMGQVFSHKGMQIDPDRVESLCKLEKPNSKVELQRILGAFNYVRRYIPNMAEHIQPLCQLLKNNVEWVWLPSHQKCFDNLKNIICKSPALVPYDPNQKIILQCDASKNGLGVCMFQKYDSILKLVACASRNMNDSEINYSQTEKELLAIYYATQKFHNFIYNFDVDVQSDHKPIISIMKKPISKIGSVRLQRLRLKLLKYRLNVYFVPGKDIHFADMLSRSSLNIETHDPEMFEMVHSVSKHLPMSQEKQSELRLATSQDEALAVIFDFYYNGWPKEKNVPQVCKKYYGIRDSLYFEAGIAFIDDKIIIPKKLRLDMIKLLHKGHIGSQ